GTGAAGTTCTAGCCGATGGTCCATCCACCGAGAACGGTGAATTGGCACTGGGTAAGAACCTGCTCGTGGCATTCATGCCATGGGAGGGTTACAACTTTGAAGACGCGATCATCCTGTCTCAGGAGATCGTCAAGCACGATGCGCTCTCCTCAATCCACATCGAGGAGTACGAGGTTGATGCTCGTGACACCAAGCTGGGCCCAGAGGAGATCACCTCAGACCTACCAAACATTTCCGTTGAGGCACTTGCTCAGCTAGATGAGCAGGGCATCATCCGCATCGGTGCCGAGGTTCGCCCAGGCGACATCTTGGTTGGAAAGGTAACCCCTAAGGGTGAGACCGAGCTTTCCGCTGAGGAGCGACTACTCCGCGCAATCTTCAACGAGAAGAGCCGCGAGGTTCGCGACACCTCTTTGAAGGTGCCACACGGTGAGCAGGGAACTGTTATCGGTGTCAAGGTCTTCGACGCAGAGCAGGGTGACGAGCTAGGTGCTGGTGTAAACAAGCGCGTAGTTGTCTACATCGCTCAGAAGCGCAAGATCACCGAGGGTGACAAGCTTGCTGGTCGCCACGGTAACAAGGGTGTTATTGCCAAGATCCTGCCAGTCGAGGACATGCCGTTCATGGAGGATGGCACCCCGGTTGACATCGTGCTGAACCCATTGGGTATCCCAGGTCGTATGAACTTTGGTCAGGTGCTTGAGTCTCACCTAGGTTGGGCTTGCCGCCAGGGTTGGGATGTCAAGGGCGTTGCCAAGTGGGCTGACGACATGGCCAAGGAGCTCTACTCCGCAGAGCCAGGCACCAAGGTTGCAACCCCAGTATTCGACGGTGCTACCAAGAACCAGGTTGCAGGTCTTTTGGACCACACCATCCCTGGTGAGAGTGGCAAGCGTCTAATCGACGGTACCGGTAAGGCACGTCTATTCGATGGCCGCTCCGGTGAGCCATTCCCAGAGCCGATCGCAGTTGGTGTGAAGTACATGCTGAAGCTGCACCACCTTGTTGATGACAAGATCCACGCTCGTTCCACCGGTCCTTACTCCATGATTACCCAGCAGCCACTGGGTGGTAAGGCACAGTTCGGTGGTCAGCGCTTTGGTGAGATGGAGGTGTGGGCACTACAGGCATACGGTGCTGCACACACCCTGCAAGAGCTGCTAACCATCAAGTCTGATGACATCGCTGGTCGTGTTCGCACCTACGAGGCAATCGTGAAGGGTGACAACATCCAGGCTCCAGGTATTCCAGAGTCCTTCCGCGTTCTCGCCAAGGAAATGCAGTCCCTTGGTCTAAACGTTGAGGTGCTTGACGAGGATGGCCGCGTAGTAGTTCTCAAGGACGAAGAGTTTGAGACCGACCGAGCAGCAGAAGAGCTCGGCATCAACCTCTCTCGCAACGAGAACCTCTCGGCCGAGACCGACTTCAACACCTACCAGTAACCCGAAACGAAATTTTCAAAAGGAAATAGAAGAAATATGTCTGTCAAAGTAGAAAACTTCAGTGCCCTTCGGGTTGGTCTTGCAACCAGCGAGGACATTCGTTCCTGGTCATCCGGTGAGGTTAAGAAGCCAGAGACCATCAACTACCGAACCCTCAAGCCAGAGAAGGACGGTCTGTTCTGCGAGAAGATATTCGGTCCTACCAAGGACTGGGAGTGCTCCTGTGGTAAGTACAAGCGTGTCCGATTCAAGGGCATCGTTTGTGAGCGCTGTGGCGTAGAGGTCACCAAGTCCTCAGTTCGTCGTGAGCGCATGGGCCACATCGAGCTTGCAGCTCCAGTAACCCACATCTGGTACTTCAAGGGTGTTCCATCCCGCCTGGGCTACCTACTCAACATGGCACCGAAGGATCTCGAGAAGATCATTTACTTCGCTGCCTACCGAGTCATGGACATCGACCACGAGCTAAAGCTCGGGGAGTACGACCTAGTCCGCGAGGAGTACGTATCTCGTATTCGTGCCCTGGTTGACTCTCGCGATGAGGAGTTCGAGGCTGCAGCATCTGCCGAGATCGCCGAGCTTCGTGAGCTTGGTTTGGAGCTACAGATCTCCAACAAGTTCTGGGAGGCACCTCGCTGGGTTGAGAAGCAGTTCGTCAAGAGTGTCGAGCAGCTAATCATGGCCGAGGAGAAGGATGCTGACGCATTCTGGTCTGCTCGTGCCCTGGCTGCGGAGACCGATGAGGAGCAGGACGATGTTGTTGTCCGCACCGCTGACGAGACCAAGAAGATCAAGAAGCTGCTGTCTGACTTCAAGAAGAAGACCGACAAGATCGTTCGTGAGTACGCCCGTCTAGAGCGTCCATCCAACCTCCACAAGGAGCAGTTGGCTTGGAGGATGTTCCTAACCGCAGAGGTTGGACAGCTACTTCCAAACGACGTTGTCTTTGACCACTTCGACTACTACTTCTCTGACTACATCATCACCGCTATCGGTGCTGAGGCTGTTACGCAGGTTCTTGCTGCGTTCGATCTAGAGGCTGCTGCAGCTGAACTGCGCGCTGAGATTGCAACCACCAAGGGCTCAAAGCAGACCCAGGCCATCAAGCGTCTGAAGGTTGTAAACAGCTTCGTGCAGTCTGGCACCCCACCAACCTCAATGGTGCTTTCGGTGCTGCCAGTACTACCACCAGAGATTCGCCCAATGGTTCAGCTAGACGGTGGCCGCTTTGCGACCTCCGACCTCAACGACCTCTACCGCAGGGTGATCAACCGTAACAACCGTCTAAAGCGATTCATCGACCTAGGTGCTGTTCCAAAGACCATTCTGAACAACGAGAAGCGCATGCTTCAGGAGGCTGTAGACGCACTGTTTGACAACGGTCGTCGTGGTCGTGCAGTTACCGGTACCGGAAACCGTGCACTGAAGTCACTCTCTGACCTACTCAAGGGTAAGCAGGGTCGTTTCCGTCAGAACCTACTTGGAAAGCGCGTTGACTACTCCGGTCGTTCCGTAATCGTGGTTGGTCCTCAGCTGAAGCTGCACCAGTGTGGTCTTCCCAAGCTGATGGCACTTGAGCTATTCAAGCCATTCGTGATGAAGCGTCTAGTTGATCTGGGTCTTGCTCAGAACATCAAGAGCGCAAAGCGCATGGTTGAGCGTTCCCGCCCACAGGTTTGGGGAGTCCTCGAAGAGGTAATCCGCGAACGTCCAGTACTACTAAACCGTGCACCGACTCTGCACCGTCTGGGTATCCAGGCGTTTGAGCCAGTGCTGGTTGAAGGTAAGGCGATTCAGCTGCACCCACTCGTATGTACCGCGTTCAACGCTGACTTCGATGGTGACCAGATGGCAGTCCACCTACCGCTATCGGTAGAGGCTCAGGCCGAGGCTCGCATCTTGATGCTTGCTTCGAACAACATCTTGAAGCCATCCGATGGTCGTCCGGTTGCAACTCCAACTCAGGACATGATCATTGGCCTATTCCACCTAACCGCCGAAGAGGCCGGAGCCAAGGGTGAGGGTCGTGCCTTCACCTCGATGGCTGAGGCTCAGATGGCCTATGACCTAGGTGAACTAGCGCTTGGTGCCAAGATCCGTATTCGCATCGAGGGTGAGCTCAAGGAGACCACCTTCGGTCGTGCACTGTTCAACGAGGCACTACCTGAGAAGTACCCATACGTAGAGCAGCAGGTTGGTAAGAAGCAGATCGGCCAGATCGTTTCTGACCTAGTTGAGATGTTCTCCCGCACTGAGGTTGCTCAGGCGCTAGACAAGCTCAAGGATGCTGGTTTCTACTGGGCAACTCGCTCTGGTGTATCGATGTCCATCTCCGATGCAAACTTCGACCCTAAGGGCGAGTTTGACAAGGAGCGTGCAAGCCGCATCCTCAAGGCTGAGAAGCAGCACACCAAGATTCAGGAAGCGTTCGACAACGGTCTGAAGTCCGACCTCGAGCGTCGCGATGAGCTAGGTGAGCTTTGGTTCAAGGAGACCAACGAGATCCAGAAGCTACTGCAGGAGTCCATCCCGCACGACAACGCCATCTACAAGATGGTTACCTCTGGTGCTCGTGGTAACTGGCTACAGATCCGCTCCATCATGGGTATGCGTGGTCCGGTTGCCACCTCCTCTGGTGACTTTGCTCCGATGCCGGTAAAGGGTAACTACCTACTGGGTCTAACCCCACACGAGTACTTCATCAACGCCACCGGTGCCCGTAAGGGTAACGCTGACACCGCGATGAAGACCGCTGCCGCTGGTTACCTAACCCGTCGTCTAGTTGACGTCGCTCAGGACGTAATCATCCAGATCGAAGACTGTGGCACTACCCGCGGTCTAGAGAAGGACCTACTGAGCGAGAACGAGGTTGAGCTATCCATCGTCGGTCGTTCATCACTGGTTGATGTCAAGGCTGGCAAGGATGTCCTAGTCAAGGCTGGCGAGAACATCGACCACGGTACCGTTCGTCGCCTGAAGGAAGCCGGCATCGAGACCATCATGGTCCGCTCGGTTCTAACCTGTGAGGCCGAGGCCGGTATCTGTGCTCAGTGCTACGGCGTATCGCTAGCCACCAACCAGCAGGTAACTGTTGGTGAGGCCATC
The genomic region above belongs to Aquiluna sp. KACHI24 and contains:
- the rpoC gene encoding DNA-directed RNA polymerase subunit beta', which produces MSVKVENFSALRVGLATSEDIRSWSSGEVKKPETINYRTLKPEKDGLFCEKIFGPTKDWECSCGKYKRVRFKGIVCERCGVEVTKSSVRRERMGHIELAAPVTHIWYFKGVPSRLGYLLNMAPKDLEKIIYFAAYRVMDIDHELKLGEYDLVREEYVSRIRALVDSRDEEFEAAASAEIAELRELGLELQISNKFWEAPRWVEKQFVKSVEQLIMAEEKDADAFWSARALAAETDEEQDDVVVRTADETKKIKKLLSDFKKKTDKIVREYARLERPSNLHKEQLAWRMFLTAEVGQLLPNDVVFDHFDYYFSDYIITAIGAEAVTQVLAAFDLEAAAAELRAEIATTKGSKQTQAIKRLKVVNSFVQSGTPPTSMVLSVLPVLPPEIRPMVQLDGGRFATSDLNDLYRRVINRNNRLKRFIDLGAVPKTILNNEKRMLQEAVDALFDNGRRGRAVTGTGNRALKSLSDLLKGKQGRFRQNLLGKRVDYSGRSVIVVGPQLKLHQCGLPKLMALELFKPFVMKRLVDLGLAQNIKSAKRMVERSRPQVWGVLEEVIRERPVLLNRAPTLHRLGIQAFEPVLVEGKAIQLHPLVCTAFNADFDGDQMAVHLPLSVEAQAEARILMLASNNILKPSDGRPVATPTQDMIIGLFHLTAEEAGAKGEGRAFTSMAEAQMAYDLGELALGAKIRIRIEGELKETTFGRALFNEALPEKYPYVEQQVGKKQIGQIVSDLVEMFSRTEVAQALDKLKDAGFYWATRSGVSMSISDANFDPKGEFDKERASRILKAEKQHTKIQEAFDNGLKSDLERRDELGELWFKETNEIQKLLQESIPHDNAIYKMVTSGARGNWLQIRSIMGMRGPVATSSGDFAPMPVKGNYLLGLTPHEYFINATGARKGNADTAMKTAAAGYLTRRLVDVAQDVIIQIEDCGTTRGLEKDLLSENEVELSIVGRSSLVDVKAGKDVLVKAGENIDHGTVRRLKEAGIETIMVRSVLTCEAEAGICAQCYGVSLATNQQVTVGEAIGIIAAQSIGEPGTQLTMRTFHTGGAASEAKKQTILKSIGGQKVRVERLISYDITQGLNGVTDLLEARVGWRQAGKVAVMAFWNGKVDIVEKVSANGTKSYDVYVRPQGEAAEKEAEQLALQYSFSRTASKTFKKLSPYLPITTVSSTDDLLFEKGDMVEAGEFIVDGTPIPHEVLMIKGAREAAAEIIRGVQAIYGSQGVPLHDKHLEVIVRQMLNKVTVIDSGDTDMLPGEIIDRQRFAAKNREAVSKGLKPASARQEVMGMTRASLAAQSWLSAASFQETTRVLTQAALDRREDRLVGLKENVIIGKLIPAGTGLAAYRNFEVDGTEEAKAERYPNRIWSDASYDSADLDSQELSLSIADPFSLDEQ